In one window of Oryza sativa Japonica Group chromosome 9, ASM3414082v1 DNA:
- the LOC4346850 gene encoding uncharacterized LOC4346850 — protein sequence MAPPRKQQQEEEMVAGGGEAAALRAPADVIARVFSQLDCVDLLSCSLVCRQWYRDSAELREEWRKEYMEAWNQFGLYVKQQPQQPCPTCSSSIRTLRGLCS from the exons atggcgccgccgcggaagcagcagcaggaggaggagatggttgccggcggaggcgaggcggcggcgctgcgggcgCCGGCGGACGTGATCGCGCGGGTGTTCTCGCAGCTGGACTGCGTCGACCTCCTCAGCTGCTCGCTCGTGTGCAG GCAATGGTACCGCGACTCCGCGGAGCTGCGAGAGGAGTGGAGAAAGGAGTACATGGAGGCCTGGAACCAGTTTGGTCTCTACGTcaagcagcagccgcagcagccaTGCCCGACCTGCTCAAGCTCGATCAGAACCCTGCGAGGCCTGTGTTCCTGA
- the LOC4346849 gene encoding hypersensitive-induced response protein-like protein 2, with product MGQCLGLVQIDQSTVAIKENFGKFSEVLEPGCHFLPWCIGQQIAGYLSLRVKQLDVRCETKTKDNVFVTVVASVQYRALADKASDAFYKLSNTREQIQSYVFDVIRATVPKLNLDDAFEQKNDIAKAVEDELEKAMSAYGYEIVQTLIIDIEPDVHVKRAMNEINAAARLRVAANEKAEAEKILQIKKAEGEAESKYLAGVGIARQRQAIVDGLRDSVLAFSENVPGTTAKDIMDMVLVTQYFDTMKEIGASSKSTSVFIPHGPGAVKDVAAQIRDGLLQANAERND from the exons ATGGGTCAGTGTTTGGGTTTAGTACAGATTGATCAGTCAACTGTAGCCATCAAAGAAAATTTCGGCAAGTTTAGTGAGGTTCTAGAGCCTGGGTGCCACTTCTTACCTTGGTGCATAGGACAGCAAATTGCTGGTTACCTCTCACTGCGTGTGAAGCAGCTGGATGTCCGCTGCGAAACAAAGACAAAG GACAATGTCTTTGTCACTGTTGTTGCATCTGTGCAATACCGTGCTCTTGCTGACAAGGCATCTGATGCCTTCTACAAACTAAGCAACACCAGGGAACAAATCCAGTCGTATGTCTTTGATG TCATTAGAGCTACTGTTCCAAAGCTGAACTTGGATGATGCATTTGAGCAGAAGAATGATATTGCAAAGGCTGTTGAAGATGAGCTTGAAAAG GCAATGTCTGCATATGGGTATGAGATTGTGCAAACTCTGATCATTGATATTGAGCCTGATGTCCATGTCAAGAGAGCAATGAATGAGATCAACGCAG CTGCAAGATTGAGGGTGGCAGCCAATGAGAAAGCCGAAGCCGAGAAGATACTACAGATCAAGAAAGCTGAAGGAGAGGCAGAGTCCAAGTACCTGGCTGGTGTCGGTATCGCGAGGCAGCGTCAGGCCATAGTGGATGGGCTGAGAGACAGCGTGCTCGCCTTCTCGGAGAATGTCCCTGGAACCACTGCAAAGGATATCATGGACATGGTTCTTGTTACCCAGTACTTTGACACCATGAAGGAGATTGGGGCCTCCTCCAAGTCCACCTCAGTGTTCATCCCCCATGGCCCCGGAGCAGTCAAGGATGTCGCGGCGCAGATAAGAGATGGCCTCCTCCAGGCCAATGCCGAACGCAATGACTGA